The following proteins are encoded in a genomic region of Cellulomonas sp. ES6:
- a CDS encoding carbohydrate ABC transporter permease gives MGAMSGRQKVAWAAITLAVLIYALFPVASILATSFKLSSDLNTGTFLPSTWTLGNYEQILAPDGSAQDLFLSSLRNSVGISLIATAISVVLSTLAAYAIARLQFPGRKLILTTALAVSIFPVISIVTPLFNLWRSIGLYDTWPGLVIPYLSLTLPISIWTLTAFFRQIPWELEQAAQVDGATTWQAFRKAIVPLAAPGVFTTALIAFFIAWNDFVYGISLTSTEAARPVPAALAFFAGASQFEEPTGAISAAAVVVTVPVVVLVLLFQRQIVSGLTQGAVKG, from the coding sequence ATGGGTGCCATGTCCGGCCGGCAGAAGGTCGCCTGGGCGGCGATCACGCTCGCGGTGCTGATCTACGCGCTGTTCCCCGTCGCGTCCATCCTCGCGACGTCGTTCAAGCTGTCGAGCGACCTCAACACCGGGACGTTCCTGCCGAGCACGTGGACGCTGGGCAACTACGAGCAGATCCTCGCGCCCGACGGGTCCGCGCAGGACCTGTTCCTGTCGTCGCTGCGCAACTCCGTCGGCATCTCCCTGATCGCCACGGCCATCTCGGTGGTGCTGTCGACGCTCGCCGCCTACGCGATCGCGCGGCTGCAGTTCCCCGGCCGCAAGCTGATCCTCACCACGGCGCTCGCGGTGTCGATCTTCCCGGTCATCTCGATCGTCACGCCGCTGTTCAACCTCTGGCGGTCCATCGGGCTGTACGACACCTGGCCCGGCCTGGTGATCCCGTACCTGTCGCTCACGCTGCCGATCTCCATCTGGACGCTCACCGCGTTCTTCCGGCAGATCCCGTGGGAGCTCGAGCAGGCGGCGCAGGTGGACGGCGCCACCACCTGGCAGGCGTTCCGCAAGGCGATCGTCCCGCTGGCCGCGCCCGGCGTGTTCACCACGGCGCTGATCGCGTTCTTCATCGCCTGGAACGACTTCGTCTACGGGATCTCGCTCACGTCCACCGAGGCCGCGCGCCCCGTCCCCGCGGCGCTGGCGTTCTTCGCCGGCGCCTCCCAGTTCGAGGAGCCGACCGGGGCCATCTCCGCCGCCGCGGTCGTCGTCACCGTGCCCGTGGTCGTGCTGGTGCTGCTGTTCCAGCGCCAGATCGTCTCCGGGCTGACCCAGGGCGCCGTCAAGGGCTGA